The sequence CTCAGATCATAGACTAGGAAACTTTCTTGCTCAAAAAATCTTTAATTTACCATATAGATATGCAATTCTGGATATTAATATTGATAACAATGTATATAATGTTCAATCAAAGAATTCTCTGTCTTTAAAAGTTAGGATTAAAGATAAACAAATAAAGACTGATTTATCAAATTGGTTCACTGAAAGATATTGTTTATATAATATTGTAGATGAAAAAGTATCCAGAGGTGATGTTCTTCATCCAACCTGGAACCTTAAAGAAGCTGAAGTCATAAATATTGATGATCAATTTTCTAAGCAATTTAATCTAGATGTTTGTCCAACACAATATCACTGTTTTTACTCAAAAGAGATAAATGTTAGATTTAGGCGATTTGTATATAATATTTAACTTCATTTATTAGACAAAAAATATTCAAATCACTCATTAATATGATTCTGTATTATTCTATAAATG comes from SAR324 cluster bacterium and encodes:
- a CDS encoding DUF2071 domain-containing protein, whose product is MAQWIIQQKWSDVLFVSFEVDYDLLRSELPKDLEVDTFNGKAYLSIVPFVMSDIRFFFTPPLPFSKLSELNLRTYVRYKNKPGIYFFTLDSDHRLGNFLAQKIFNLPYRYAILDINIDNNVYNVQSKNSLSLKVRIKDKQIKTDLSNWFTERYCLYNIVDEKVSRGDVLHPTWNLKEAEVINIDDQFSKQFNLDVCPTQYHCFYSKEINVRFRRFVYNI